From Domibacillus sp. DTU_2020_1001157_1_SI_ALB_TIR_016, a single genomic window includes:
- a CDS encoding sugar transferase gives MYMKVKRLIDIILSLIGMIVLSPVFLILIITIKIESKGPVLFKQKRIGINKTHFNILKFRTMRINTPKDTPTHLLENPEQYITKVGQFLRKTSLDELPQIWNIFTGKMSIIGPRPALWNQYDLIDERDKYGANNVPPGLTGWAQINGRDELPIEVKAKLDGEYVEKISLWMDVKCFFGTILSVVKSDGVVEGGTGVKKEVASTKETGSS, from the coding sequence ATGTACATGAAGGTTAAAAGACTGATAGATATCATTCTTTCTTTAATTGGAATGATAGTATTATCACCGGTTTTTTTAATTCTAATTATTACTATTAAGATTGAATCAAAAGGTCCAGTTCTATTTAAGCAAAAACGCATTGGTATCAACAAGACACATTTCAATATTTTGAAGTTTCGTACTATGAGAATAAACACGCCCAAAGACACTCCAACTCATTTATTAGAGAATCCAGAACAGTACATTACAAAGGTGGGCCAGTTTCTAAGAAAGACCTCACTTGATGAGCTTCCTCAGATTTGGAATATTTTTACTGGGAAGATGAGTATTATAGGGCCAAGACCGGCTTTGTGGAACCAGTATGATTTGATCGATGAAAGAGACAAATATGGTGCTAACAATGTACCACCTGGACTTACTGGTTGGGCGCAAATTAATGGACGTGATGAGCTTCCAATTGAAGTAAAGGCTAAGTTAGATGGCGAGTATGTTGAAAAGATTAGTCTCTGGATGGATGTTAAGTGTTTCTTTGGAACCATCTTGAGTGTAGTGAAGAGTGATGGGGTTGTTGAAGGTGGAACTGGTGTAAAGAAGGAAGTTGCAAGTACTAAGGAGACGGGATCTTCATGA
- a CDS encoding SDR family oxidoreductase: MLLVTGITGHTGRYFLQELINHKYEGPIRCIVRETSNTSLLEKSGLNIEKIIGDLNDPEFIDKVMDGVNTVMHIYNIHHSPMIVQSAIKKKVKRTILVHTTGIYSEFKYASEGYKKIEQKINELNNDPECLTNITILRPSMIYGDLCDRNMSKFIKMVDKIRILPIISGGNSLIQPVNARDLGKAFFTVLISPQETAGKAYDLSGERPIKMIDVFKLISKELNKKTIFISVPLSLGVLMAKILKFLTLGRIDFIEKVQRMGENRSYSHDNATNDFGYSPMTFEKGIQIEVQEYLEENRN; encoded by the coding sequence ATGCTTTTAGTCACAGGAATCACTGGTCATACGGGCAGATACTTTTTACAAGAACTAATTAATCATAAATATGAAGGCCCTATTCGGTGTATTGTCAGAGAAACTTCTAATACTTCACTCCTAGAAAAGAGTGGGTTAAATATAGAAAAAATTATTGGGGATTTAAATGATCCCGAATTCATTGATAAAGTGATGGATGGTGTTAATACTGTAATGCATATCTATAATATTCACCATTCACCCATGATAGTTCAATCTGCTATTAAGAAAAAAGTAAAAAGAACTATATTAGTACACACCACAGGAATTTACTCGGAATTTAAGTATGCTTCTGAAGGGTACAAGAAAATCGAACAAAAAATCAATGAACTAAATAACGATCCTGAGTGTTTGACAAATATTACAATCCTAAGGCCTTCTATGATATATGGAGATCTTTGTGATAGAAATATGAGTAAGTTTATTAAGATGGTAGACAAAATCAGAATCCTGCCTATCATCAGTGGTGGAAATAGTTTAATCCAGCCAGTTAATGCTAGAGACTTAGGCAAAGCATTTTTTACTGTATTAATTTCACCGCAAGAAACTGCTGGTAAAGCTTATGATCTATCGGGAGAAAGGCCAATTAAAATGATTGATGTTTTCAAATTAATAAGTAAAGAACTTAATAAAAAGACAATATTTATCAGCGTACCTTTGAGCTTAGGAGTGCTGATGGCAAAGATTCTTAAATTTCTAACGTTAGGACGAATTGATTTTATAGAGAAAGTACAAAGAATGGGAGAAAACAGAAGTTATTCTCACGATAATGCTACTAATGATTTTGGATATTCTCCCATGACTTTTGAAAAAGGAATTCAAATAGAAGTGCAAGAGTACTTAGAGGAAAATAGAAATTAG
- a CDS encoding glycosyltransferase family 4 protein, whose protein sequence is MKIAILSSHTSSLFWFRMDMMKEFIKKGHTVIALGSEPEAEWKKKFQEYNIDYRQLYVERNGMNPLKDLKTLRSLYTFMKKERPDKVFAYQAKTVVYGSLAAKINGISEVYPLIAGLGSIFRGKGFKNKIVKTIMKIEYWAACKSSKKVFFQNQDDKNEFILNGLIQDDKTVIINGSGVNLEKFKPTPLPQEPAFLFIGRLIKDKGIMEYLEACKEVKTKHPQVRCLLVGPFDSNPSALKPEELTAYVDSGVIEYFGEQNDVRPFISQCSTYLLPSYHEGTPKTVLEAMAMGRPIITTDSPGCRETVIEGLNGYLVKVKDTQGLISKMEYLISNQHICKNMGEESAKIASEKYDVKIVNQSVMKEMGII, encoded by the coding sequence ATGAAAATAGCTATACTTTCAAGCCATACTTCATCATTGTTTTGGTTTCGTATGGATATGATGAAAGAATTTATAAAGAAAGGTCATACTGTTATTGCATTAGGCTCTGAGCCTGAAGCGGAATGGAAGAAAAAGTTTCAAGAATACAATATTGATTATAGGCAGCTATATGTTGAACGAAACGGTATGAATCCACTTAAAGATTTGAAAACCTTAAGGTCTCTTTATACATTCATGAAAAAGGAAAGACCTGACAAAGTGTTCGCATACCAAGCTAAAACAGTTGTTTATGGAAGTTTAGCAGCAAAGATAAATGGTATTTCTGAAGTCTACCCTCTAATAGCTGGACTTGGTTCGATATTTAGAGGGAAAGGCTTCAAAAATAAAATAGTAAAAACAATAATGAAAATTGAATACTGGGCTGCTTGTAAATCTAGTAAAAAGGTATTCTTTCAGAATCAAGATGATAAAAATGAGTTTATTTTAAACGGTTTAATACAGGACGATAAGACTGTTATTATAAATGGTTCCGGAGTAAATCTTGAAAAGTTCAAACCAACTCCATTACCACAAGAACCTGCCTTTCTTTTTATCGGAAGACTTATTAAAGATAAAGGAATAATGGAATATTTAGAAGCCTGTAAAGAGGTCAAAACAAAACATCCGCAGGTTCGCTGTTTATTAGTAGGACCTTTTGATAGCAACCCTTCTGCTTTAAAGCCAGAAGAACTGACCGCCTATGTAGATAGTGGAGTTATTGAATATTTTGGGGAACAAAATGATGTGAGACCATTCATCTCTCAATGTAGCACATATTTATTACCATCTTATCATGAAGGGACGCCCAAAACTGTACTAGAGGCTATGGCCATGGGAAGGCCTATCATTACGACTGATTCTCCTGGTTGTAGAGAGACTGTTATTGAAGGGTTAAATGGATATTTGGTAAAAGTAAAAGATACCCAGGGGCTCATAAGTAAGATGGAGTACTTAATATCTAACCAACATATTTGCAAAAACATGGGGGAAGAAAGCGCGAAGATCGCAAGCGAAAAATATGACGTGAAGATTGTTAATCAATCGGTTATGAAGGAAATGGGAATAATATGA
- a CDS encoding nucleotide sugar dehydrogenase translates to MNLYQKIVNREEKISLVGLGYVGMPIAVAFAKKADVIGFDVNKQKVDLYKNGIDPTKEVGNDVIKNTTVHFTSDEASLREAKFHIVAVPTPVKDDHTPDLTPIEFASRTLGRNLTKGSIVVFESTVFPGVTEDICVPILEKESGLKCGVDFKVGYSPERINPGDKVHRLETIIKVVSGQDEETLDIVARVYELVVDAGIYKAQSIKVAEAAKVIENSQRDINIAFMNELSIIFNKMGIDTKAVLEAAGTKWNFLNFSPGLVGGHCIGVDPYYLTYKAEQMGYHSQIILSGRKINDDMGKYVAESTVKKMIKANKHINGAKVAIFGVTFKENCPDVRNTKVVDVIKELEEYGVDVKVVDPAADKEDLWREYRINLCEVEDIKEMDAVIFAVPHDEFKAIQLEDVKTMFGTTGYVNSEVVNEVAASSEFDIDNDRKDCVLMDLKGMFNRKEADDAGFIYWRL, encoded by the coding sequence GTGAACTTATATCAAAAGATTGTTAATAGAGAAGAAAAAATTTCATTAGTTGGACTTGGCTATGTTGGCATGCCGATAGCTGTTGCTTTTGCAAAAAAGGCTGATGTGATTGGTTTTGACGTAAACAAACAAAAAGTTGATCTATATAAAAATGGTATAGATCCCACTAAAGAGGTTGGCAATGATGTAATCAAAAATACTACTGTTCATTTTACTTCAGACGAAGCTAGTCTCAGGGAGGCGAAGTTTCATATTGTAGCCGTGCCAACGCCAGTAAAAGATGATCATACACCTGATTTAACACCGATAGAATTTGCGAGCCGCACGTTGGGGAGAAACCTGACAAAAGGTTCTATAGTTGTCTTTGAATCTACTGTGTTTCCTGGTGTAACTGAAGATATCTGTGTTCCAATATTAGAAAAAGAATCCGGATTAAAGTGTGGTGTAGATTTTAAAGTTGGTTATTCACCAGAAAGAATTAATCCCGGTGATAAAGTTCATAGACTAGAGACCATTATAAAAGTTGTATCAGGTCAAGATGAAGAAACTTTAGATATTGTTGCGAGAGTGTATGAGTTAGTTGTTGATGCTGGTATTTATAAAGCGCAAAGTATTAAAGTAGCTGAGGCTGCAAAGGTCATAGAGAATTCACAACGTGATATTAATATTGCCTTTATGAATGAACTTTCTATCATATTTAATAAAATGGGAATTGATACAAAAGCTGTACTTGAAGCAGCGGGAACGAAGTGGAACTTCCTTAATTTCTCTCCAGGACTAGTTGGTGGTCACTGTATTGGGGTTGATCCATATTACCTCACGTATAAAGCAGAACAAATGGGTTACCATTCCCAAATCATACTTTCAGGAAGAAAGATAAATGATGATATGGGCAAATATGTTGCTGAAAGTACAGTAAAGAAAATGATTAAAGCTAATAAGCATATAAATGGTGCGAAAGTAGCTATATTTGGTGTTACGTTTAAAGAGAACTGTCCCGATGTTCGAAATACAAAAGTAGTCGACGTAATAAAAGAATTAGAAGAGTACGGAGTAGACGTCAAAGTTGTAGATCCTGCAGCGGATAAAGAAGATTTATGGCGTGAATATAGAATCAATCTTTGTGAAGTAGAAGATATTAAAGAGATGGATGCAGTAATATTCGCCGTTCCACATGATGAATTTAAAGCTATTCAACTGGAAGATGTAAAAACGATGTTTGGGACAACTGGATATGTAAATTCAGAAGTTGTGAATGAAGTAGCTGCATCATCAGAGTTTGATATAGACAATGATAGAAAAGATTGCGTACTAATGGATCTCAAAGGAATGTTTAATAGAAAAGAAGCAGACGATGCTGGATTTATATATTGGAGGTTATGA
- a CDS encoding SDR family oxidoreductase, with protein MGYKNINFPEGSKFLVTGSAGFIGSNLVEAILKLGYKVRGLDNFSTGKKENVEEYLDNPDYEFIEGDIRDLDTCMKACEGIDYVLNQAAWGSVPRSIEMPLFYEEVNIKGTLNMMEAARQTGVKKFVYASSSSVYGDEPNLPKTEGREGNVLSPYALTKKVDEEYGKLYTKLYGLDTYGMRYFNVFGRRQDPNGAYAAVIPKFIKQLLNDEQPTINGDGKQSRDFTYIENVIEANLKACNASHEAAGQAYNIAYGGREFLIDIYTHLLNALGKDIQPIFGPDRKGDIKHSNADISKAKEMLGYNPDWSFERGIEAAIQWYKENL; from the coding sequence ATGGGATATAAAAATATAAATTTTCCAGAGGGTAGTAAATTCTTAGTTACTGGCTCAGCAGGTTTTATTGGTTCCAATTTAGTCGAAGCCATACTTAAATTAGGCTATAAAGTTAGAGGGCTTGATAATTTTTCAACTGGGAAAAAAGAAAATGTAGAAGAATATTTAGATAATCCAGATTACGAATTTATCGAAGGAGATATCCGGGATCTTGACACATGTATGAAAGCTTGTGAGGGAATCGATTATGTTTTAAATCAAGCCGCATGGGGGAGCGTTCCAAGAAGTATTGAGATGCCTTTGTTTTATGAAGAGGTAAATATAAAAGGTACTTTAAATATGATGGAAGCCGCAAGGCAAACAGGTGTAAAGAAATTTGTTTATGCTTCTAGTTCATCAGTGTATGGAGACGAGCCCAATCTTCCAAAAACAGAGGGAAGAGAGGGTAACGTATTATCCCCTTATGCACTTACAAAAAAAGTAGATGAAGAATATGGAAAACTTTATACAAAATTGTATGGGCTTGATACTTATGGTATGCGTTATTTTAATGTGTTTGGTAGAAGACAAGACCCTAATGGTGCTTATGCAGCGGTAATTCCAAAATTTATTAAACAGTTACTTAATGATGAGCAACCAACTATTAATGGTGATGGAAAGCAGAGTAGAGATTTTACTTACATCGAGAATGTAATAGAGGCTAACTTGAAAGCTTGTAATGCATCTCATGAAGCAGCAGGACAAGCCTATAATATTGCTTATGGTGGAAGAGAGTTTTTGATTGATATCTACACCCATTTGTTGAATGCATTAGGAAAAGATATTCAACCGATTTTTGGACCTGATCGAAAAGGTGATATTAAGCATAGTAATGCTGATATAAGCAAAGCAAAAGAAATGTTGGGATATAATCCAGATTGGAGTTTTGAGCGAGGTATTGAGGCTGCTATACAGTGGTATAAGGAGAACCTATAA
- a CDS encoding glycosyltransferase family 1 protein encodes MSEPLRVLQVFAEMNRGGAETMIMNLYRNINRSKVQFDFVVHTKNKCAFDDEIRSMGGNIYNVPAYSGRNHFEYKKAWESFFKEHPEYKVIHGHVRSTASIYLNTAKKYGLTTIAHSHNTSSGSGISAFVKNLLQYQIRYIADYLFACSQNAGTWLFGEKACKNDNFFILNNAIEAKKFVLNKDIRDKKRKELQLEDFFVVGHIGRFHPQKNHTFIVDIFKEISEKNSKVKLLLVGEGTLREEIEKKVNNLGLSDKVIFTGVRPDIPELLQAMDVFLFPSLFEGLPVTLVEAQASGIKIFASDTISKEAAITDLINYYSLNSTSVEWANNILKSKYSIKRKNYLSEIENANYDIEKNSLWLEEFYKNIILKQEMGVNNG; translated from the coding sequence ATGTCTGAACCATTAAGAGTTTTGCAGGTATTTGCTGAAATGAATAGAGGCGGTGCAGAAACTATGATAATGAATCTGTACCGCAATATTAATCGTTCAAAGGTTCAGTTTGACTTCGTCGTCCATACTAAAAATAAATGTGCTTTCGATGATGAGATTAGGTCAATGGGTGGGAATATTTATAATGTTCCCGCCTATAGTGGGAGAAATCATTTTGAATATAAAAAAGCTTGGGAGAGTTTTTTTAAAGAGCATCCAGAATATAAGGTTATTCATGGTCATGTAAGAAGTACAGCATCAATTTACCTTAATACAGCAAAAAAGTATGGATTAACAACCATAGCACATAGTCATAACACTTCCTCGGGATCAGGTATATCAGCATTCGTGAAAAATTTATTACAATATCAAATCAGGTATATTGCTGATTACCTTTTTGCGTGTTCTCAAAATGCTGGAACATGGTTATTTGGAGAAAAGGCATGTAAAAATGATAATTTTTTTATTTTAAATAATGCTATAGAAGCAAAAAAGTTTGTCTTAAATAAGGATATTCGAGACAAAAAAAGAAAAGAACTTCAACTAGAAGATTTTTTCGTTGTAGGTCATATTGGAAGGTTCCATCCGCAAAAAAATCATACTTTTATAGTTGATATTTTTAAAGAGATAAGTGAGAAAAACAGCAAAGTGAAACTATTGCTGGTTGGAGAAGGAACTTTACGAGAAGAAATTGAGAAGAAGGTTAATAACCTAGGGTTAAGTGATAAAGTTATTTTTACTGGTGTAAGACCAGATATACCAGAACTTCTTCAGGCAATGGATGTATTTTTATTTCCATCCCTTTTTGAAGGATTGCCAGTTACATTAGTAGAAGCACAAGCTTCCGGAATCAAAATATTTGCATCGGATACTATATCAAAAGAAGCAGCTATTACTGATTTAATAAATTATTATTCCTTAAACTCAACATCAGTTGAATGGGCAAATAATATTTTGAAAAGTAAATACTCAATTAAAAGGAAGAATTATTTATCTGAAATCGAAAATGCCAATTATGATATAGAAAAAAATTCATTATGGCTTGAAGAATTCTATAAGAACATTATATTGAAACAAGAAATGGGAGTAAATAATGGATAA
- a CDS encoding glycosyltransferase family 4 protein, with the protein MDKKMIYVLNHYSSKSVQHFYHVLNLLITMADKGVKIALIIEKCDDIPSINHKNIEVICQKEKNKFKRVIELYTILTNLIKNGYKKIYVRITLNSAIISIISSRLHGAETFYWHSGTTHEVDMDQNFFKKLKWLLLSYSKFWFVKKSVSYFVTGPESMIDYYVNELKIKREKMLLLYNDIDIKRFNTPSVEEKQKIKERLGFNSSEKIILMVHRLSPVRKTDLYIPYIMEDESLTDHNATLVIIGEGPEKANLEYLIKKSPANNRIKLLGSKPNREVQEYYRAADIFINPSYTEGFPRVVIEAMACGLPIVATDAGGTNDIFENLQKQYVVPKKDRKMFRDKLSTLMGDEAKLAELSKENLRTVQKYSTEAVSDMYIERIF; encoded by the coding sequence ATGGATAAAAAAATGATATATGTTCTAAATCATTATTCAAGTAAATCTGTTCAACATTTTTATCATGTATTAAATCTACTAATTACTATGGCGGATAAAGGTGTGAAAATAGCACTGATAATCGAAAAGTGTGATGATATTCCTTCTATAAATCATAAGAACATCGAAGTAATCTGCCAAAAGGAAAAAAATAAATTCAAAAGAGTAATTGAACTATATACTATTTTGACTAATTTAATAAAAAATGGATACAAGAAAATATATGTCAGAATTACTTTAAACTCAGCAATTATTTCAATTATTTCGTCAAGGTTACATGGGGCTGAAACATTTTATTGGCATAGCGGAACTACTCACGAAGTAGATATGGATCAGAATTTTTTTAAAAAGTTAAAATGGCTATTGCTTTCATACTCTAAATTTTGGTTTGTAAAGAAAAGTGTAAGTTATTTTGTTACTGGTCCAGAGTCAATGATTGATTACTATGTTAATGAATTGAAAATCAAAAGAGAGAAAATGTTACTACTGTATAATGATATAGACATAAAAAGGTTTAACACCCCTTCCGTAGAAGAAAAACAGAAGATTAAAGAACGCTTAGGATTTAATTCTTCCGAAAAAATTATTCTTATGGTCCATAGATTGTCACCGGTAAGAAAAACAGATCTTTATATTCCTTATATTATGGAGGATGAGTCATTAACTGATCATAATGCAACATTAGTAATAATAGGTGAAGGGCCGGAAAAAGCAAATCTTGAATATTTAATAAAAAAATCTCCTGCAAATAATAGAATTAAACTATTAGGTTCAAAACCAAATAGAGAGGTTCAAGAATATTATAGAGCTGCGGATATATTCATAAACCCTTCTTATACAGAGGGGTTTCCACGTGTTGTAATAGAAGCGATGGCATGTGGGCTCCCAATCGTAGCTACAGATGCTGGAGGGACTAATGATATCTTTGAAAACTTACAAAAACAATATGTAGTTCCTAAAAAGGATAGAAAAATGTTCCGAGATAAGCTTAGTACTTTAATGGGTGATGAGGCAAAATTGGCAGAATTATCGAAAGAAAATTTAAGAACTGTTCAAAAGTATTCAACAGAAGCAGTAAGTGATATGTATATAGAAAGGATATTTTAA
- a CDS encoding glycosyltransferase family 4 protein yields the protein MKRLLHISPNEFPKLSVNHATKKIWCELAKDFDQYHILARSKDNRFHTYKEGNIFLHLVPNLSKSRSFFFTSLYMIKIIRKYNINTILSQCPLVGGFIATLISKATKIPLMVEIHGMEYFRVLDSNKVYNRIIAKMIRYSFANAKKVRSLSKKMTDMLIERNVEANIVEIPNRVNCKLFNKPKCNNSLNQRIKVVSVGRFVWEKAYDIAIKAIIELQQKYDLELTLIGGGPLLDEYKKLVKDHKNINFVTWVPQEKFVPILNQSDIYIQPSISEGMPRTILEAMALRLPVIVSDVGAISGIINNKINGLLIEPGKIESLIEAIEELISNPQLRKDIANNGYENATTKYEWNVVFEKYRSELINMK from the coding sequence ATGAAGAGGTTACTTCACATAAGCCCTAACGAATTTCCAAAATTAAGTGTTAATCATGCAACCAAAAAGATTTGGTGTGAACTTGCAAAGGACTTTGATCAATACCATATTTTAGCCAGGTCAAAAGATAATAGATTCCATACCTATAAAGAAGGAAATATATTCTTACATTTGGTACCTAATCTTAGTAAATCGAGGTCTTTCTTTTTTACAAGCTTATATATGATTAAGATAATTCGTAAATACAATATCAATACAATATTATCGCAGTGTCCTCTAGTAGGTGGATTTATTGCAACGCTTATATCGAAAGCAACAAAAATCCCATTAATGGTTGAGATACACGGAATGGAATACTTTAGAGTATTAGATAGTAATAAAGTATACAATAGGATTATTGCAAAAATGATTAGGTATTCTTTTGCAAATGCAAAAAAAGTACGTTCATTAAGTAAGAAGATGACAGATATGTTAATTGAACGCAATGTTGAGGCAAATATAGTTGAGATTCCCAATAGAGTTAATTGTAAATTGTTTAATAAGCCTAAATGTAACAATTCGTTAAATCAAAGAATTAAAGTAGTAAGTGTTGGTAGATTTGTTTGGGAAAAAGCGTATGACATTGCTATTAAAGCAATTATAGAATTGCAACAAAAATATGATTTAGAGTTAACATTAATTGGTGGAGGTCCGCTTTTGGATGAATATAAAAAATTAGTTAAAGACCATAAAAATATCAACTTTGTAACATGGGTCCCACAAGAAAAGTTTGTTCCCATTCTAAATCAATCAGATATATATATCCAACCCTCCATAAGTGAAGGCATGCCAAGAACTATACTAGAAGCAATGGCATTAAGATTACCTGTTATTGTAAGTGATGTTGGTGCTATCTCCGGGATTATTAACAATAAAATTAATGGATTGCTTATTGAACCAGGTAAAATAGAATCATTAATAGAAGCAATAGAAGAATTAATTAGTAATCCTCAACTTAGGAAAGACATTGCAAATAATGGATATGAAAATGCAACTACTAAGTATGAATGGAATGTCGTCTTTGAAAAATATAGGTCAGAATTAATAAATATGAAATAA
- a CDS encoding glycosyltransferase family 1 protein: MIKILHYGLSSNRGGIETYLHKIWTHVDRSKFHFDFIDTNIETPSYYDEFSKLGSNFYKITPRHQSIMQNKKDLENLFKSETFDILHCHLNTLSYIEPIKLGLRNDCKVILHSRSAGASNSVITNTFHYINSFRLPKNQVKKVAVSELAGRWLFGKNSEFQTLNNGIDIEKFKFNKEKREIVRKELKVEDKLVVGNVGAFLYAKNHKFIIKIFHKLVQKKPESVLLLVGTGFLKEKIQEMVNQMGLQEKVLFLGRRTDVHDLLSAMDCFLFPSFYEGFPNAVLEAQTSGLPSVISDTITDEVVLTNSCVQLSLTHSPDYWANQIINNFNKVEDRIFDSQIVKNAGFSVTEEVKRVETLYYESLS; this comes from the coding sequence ATGATTAAAATACTACATTATGGTCTTAGCTCCAATAGGGGAGGGATTGAAACATATCTGCACAAAATATGGACGCATGTTGATAGGTCTAAATTTCATTTTGATTTTATAGATACCAATATTGAAACACCAAGTTATTATGATGAGTTTTCTAAGCTGGGTAGTAACTTTTATAAGATTACACCGCGACATCAATCAATAATGCAGAATAAAAAAGATTTAGAAAATTTATTTAAAAGCGAAACGTTTGATATACTTCACTGTCATCTAAATACTTTAAGTTATATAGAACCGATAAAATTAGGATTAAGAAATGATTGTAAGGTAATTTTGCATAGTAGAAGTGCTGGTGCCTCCAATTCTGTTATAACAAATACATTTCATTATATTAATTCTTTCAGATTGCCTAAGAACCAAGTTAAAAAGGTGGCAGTTTCAGAGTTAGCCGGAAGATGGTTATTCGGTAAAAACTCCGAATTTCAAACTTTAAATAATGGGATTGATATAGAGAAATTTAAATTTAATAAAGAAAAACGTGAAATAGTACGTAAAGAATTGAAAGTTGAAGATAAATTAGTAGTGGGGAATGTTGGCGCGTTTTTATATGCTAAGAACCATAAATTTATAATTAAGATATTCCATAAGTTAGTTCAAAAAAAACCAGAATCGGTATTATTATTAGTCGGAACAGGTTTCTTAAAAGAAAAGATTCAAGAAATGGTGAACCAAATGGGATTGCAAGAAAAAGTACTTTTTCTAGGAAGAAGAACTGATGTTCATGATTTGCTCTCGGCGATGGATTGCTTTTTATTTCCTTCTTTTTATGAGGGCTTTCCAAATGCTGTTTTAGAGGCACAAACATCAGGATTGCCATCTGTGATTTCAGATACAATTACAGATGAGGTAGTTCTTACAAATAGTTGTGTTCAATTGTCCTTAACCCATTCTCCAGATTATTGGGCAAACCAAATAATCAATAATTTTAATAAAGTCGAAGATAGGATTTTTGACAGTCAAATTGTAAAAAATGCTGGATTTTCTGTAACAGAAGAAGTTAAAAGGGTGGAGACGCTATATTATGAATCTCTTTCTTAA
- a CDS encoding O-antigen ligase family protein yields MLILIKMILPIVMVIFFIIYYMKNKVYTKNLEFFTFVFIAVAPYMSSNFSLPFYRPLLQVIAIIGFIKLIIIFLNKKKHLLINKYEFIFLIVIIISGINASYNNSFFSGIINYIYILIVLVLVRSNVNSENIKSCFASIIINGILLSVLSCLEFIILNERTEVVFSNSNYLGFYLVFSSIVYLYLFKSTLYNYKTLFVLVIFTLGILATGSDSVIIAFITAILIGLKIDIKKLFKLIPIGVIGVIIFFFLTKGYLLHQVAEYLSDSNAQRIGIWSIAIDGFLDNPFIGVGYNNFPNYFMDNKYNYVDYSFLSAFFQYDYLVTHNDFIRILTETGGIGFLLFMFYVKELIKITIRINQVNVRKMCLALIFTVIIFISTHNNINAFDTWWILGLPLFFTKNNILIKVK; encoded by the coding sequence ATGTTGATACTAATAAAGATGATATTACCTATAGTAATGGTGATTTTTTTCATAATTTACTATATGAAAAACAAAGTTTATACTAAAAACTTGGAATTTTTCACATTTGTGTTTATTGCTGTAGCCCCATACATGTCTTCTAACTTCTCATTGCCTTTTTACAGACCTTTATTACAAGTTATTGCAATTATAGGTTTTATTAAACTTATTATTATTTTTCTTAATAAAAAAAAGCATCTATTAATCAATAAATACGAATTTATCTTTTTGATTGTTATTATTATCTCAGGAATTAATGCAAGTTATAATAATTCATTTTTTAGTGGAATTATTAATTATATATATATATTAATAGTTCTAGTTTTAGTAAGAAGCAATGTTAACTCGGAAAATATAAAAAGCTGCTTTGCTTCGATTATAATTAATGGAATATTATTATCTGTTTTATCCTGTTTAGAATTTATAATTTTGAATGAAAGAACTGAGGTTGTATTTTCTAACTCAAACTATTTAGGGTTTTACTTGGTTTTTTCTTCAATTGTTTACTTATATTTATTTAAAAGTACTTTATATAATTATAAGACCCTTTTTGTATTAGTCATATTCACATTAGGAATCTTAGCGACTGGCTCTGATTCTGTAATTATTGCTTTTATTACTGCAATTTTAATAGGATTAAAAATAGATATAAAGAAATTATTTAAATTAATACCTATTGGAGTAATAGGTGTTATAATTTTCTTTTTCTTGACAAAAGGTTATTTATTACATCAAGTTGCGGAATATTTAAGTGATAGTAATGCACAGAGAATAGGTATTTGGTCAATAGCTATAGATGGATTTTTAGATAATCCATTTATAGGAGTAGGTTATAACAATTTTCCTAATTACTTTATGGATAATAAATATAATTATGTGGATTACTCATTTTTAAGTGCTTTTTTTCAATATGACTACTTAGTAACCCATAATGATTTTATTAGGATTCTCACAGAAACTGGGGGGATAGGCTTTCTATTATTTATGTTTTATGTTAAAGAGTTAATCAAAATTACCATACGAATAAATCAAGTTAATGTAAGGAAAATGTGTTTAGCTCTAATTTTTACCGTAATTATTTTTATTTCTACTCATAATAATATAAATGCGTTCGATACATGGTGGATACTCGGATTACCTTTATTTTTTACAAAAAATAACATTTTAATTAAAGTAAAATAA